CCGAGGACATGATCGGGCTCTATCTCGGACTTCACGCAGACGGTTGGGCGCATTCGGTGGAAGTCCGATCACAGGGCGACCTCGTCGGAGGGCTCTACGGGGTCGCCATGGGATCGCTCTTCGCGGGTGAGTCGATGTTCCACAATCAGAGAGACGCGTCGAAGGCGGCACTCGTCCACCTCGTCTCGCTCTTCGACGACCCTCCACCGGCGAACACCACCACTCGGGCTGCGACGCCGATCGGTTCGAGTGATCCCACCTCGGCAGACGCTCGGCAGGAGGCCCCGGACTGGCTGATCGACACACAGTGGCAGACCTCACATCTGGCCAGTCTCGGCGTGTCGGAGATCAGTGGTCTCGAGTACGCTGCCCGGCTTGATTCCGCTCTCCGCGGCGATCATTGTCAGGTATTTCTCAACAAATGATCATTCGCATGTGAATTTCTACCGCTTGTAGCGGTACTCTGGGGAGTGACAAAGTAAGAATTCGTCCTACGGGCCCCGTAGGACGAAGAAGGTTGTGAAAGGCTGCACGTGGATTCTCCGAATCAGGCAGGACCGGGAAGGTCCTGGGCGAAGCGGCTCGGCACTCTGGGCGCCGTCGCTGTACTGGCGTTGCTGTCCGGCTGCACGAAAGAGCAGGTCTCCACAGGATTCTTCCCCGCCGAATCAAAGGGCGCCACCAACCACACAGAGGCGTATACCTCGCTGTGGAACGGTGCATGGATCGCCCTGCTGATCGTGGGGCTGATCGTGTGGGGGCTCATTCTGTGGTCGATGGTCGCCTACCGCCGCCGCAAGAACGATCGCGGACTGCCTGTGCAGCTGCGCTACAGTATGCCCATCGAAATCCTGTTCACCGTCACTCCTGTCATCCTGGTCCTCGGATTCTTCTTCCAGAGCGTCCAGGTCATGGAGCAGACGACCGACGACACCACACCGGGTGATCAGGTCATCGAAGTCGGCGCCAAACAGTGGGCATGGGACTTCAACTACGTCAATCAAGATGTGTACTTCGCTGGAACACAGGTCCACC
The Brevibacterium marinum genome window above contains:
- a CDS encoding leucyl/phenylalanyl-tRNA--protein transferase; translation: MDLEDLRAVSYTATQPQVLSSYRAGLFPMGIGSGGTGRMGWWAPRRRGVLLPGDIRVTKSLRKSMRRFDYSIDTDFEQVIRACADPSRPGSWITEDMIGLYLGLHADGWAHSVEVRSQGDLVGGLYGVAMGSLFAGESMFHNQRDASKAALVHLVSLFDDPPPANTTTRAATPIGSSDPTSADARQEAPDWLIDTQWQTSHLASLGVSEISGLEYAARLDSALRGDHCQVFLNK
- the coxB gene encoding cytochrome c oxidase subunit II, producing MDSPNQAGPGRSWAKRLGTLGAVAVLALLSGCTKEQVSTGFFPAESKGATNHTEAYTSLWNGAWIALLIVGLIVWGLILWSMVAYRRRKNDRGLPVQLRYSMPIEILFTVTPVILVLGFFFQSVQVMEQTTDDTTPGDQVIEVGAKQWAWDFNYVNQDVYFAGTQVHLNGSEEPGEKAPTLYLPVDTDLEIKLHSRDVIHSFWVPAFLEKRDMIPGHDQSLHLRAEKEGEYVGKCAELCGEYHSEMLFNVKVVSQEEFEDYTQSLADQGNTGQLGPEYDRNWYPKEGAEK